The Pristiophorus japonicus isolate sPriJap1 chromosome 13, sPriJap1.hap1, whole genome shotgun sequence genome contains the following window.
AATTGTAAATTAACAGTTTATTTAGAAATAAATATCTGCCAGATATTTCAGTGCAGTAAAAAGCAGTGTGACTTTTGCACTTCTGGACTCCGAAGAGGACGCCATTGTTTTTCCTTCCTGGAGTGGGTGAGGGCGAGATGTTCACACCAGAACAAACTTGCTGCCATATATCTTATTAGAATGGGTTATAAAACATTCATTTTGGTTGTGAGGCTAAATTCTGTTTGAAAAAAGCACAGCAACCAAGCACAATTGTGTTCTAGCCAGAATGCAGTGCAAGAGAGAGTCACAATGACATTCTGCTGATGGTGAAAATAAAATGTATAATAAGTCAATTTTCCACCAGTATAAAAGATTAAGAAACTCGGTTGTTAGCTAGTTTTTGTTCCTGTATTTTAATGCAAAACCACTACAGACAATATGTGGTGGTTTTAAAATAAACTTTCATAGAGAACCAGATTTAGGCTTAAAAAAAAAAGGCGGCAATGACCTGCGAAGCTTTAAAGATCAGTTGATGGAATTCCTCATTTAATGGAGCAGTCTGGATACTTCCTTCATTTCTTCCAAAACCTTGGTACCATTTGTGTCTGTTGTATCAAACTGGTTTCTAGTTTGCTAAACACCTCTTTTTCTCCGCTGTATGCAGGTGATTTATGTGGCAAGAAATCCAATGGACATAATTGTTTCGTTTTATCATTTCCACAAAATGGCAAACTTCCTGCCAGAGCCAGGAACTTTTGGGGAATTTCTGGAGAAATTTATACTTGGAGAAGGTGTGCCTTTTGATCTTGTTTAATTTATTTCCAAATGACTAGATGTATTTGGGGATTTCTGTAGCTGATTCTTTGACTGCTGTAATGAGAATTCAGGTGCTTTTTTTTTATAAACCAAGCTGTTAGGCAAGAATCAGTGATATTTACAACCATGATGATGATTTGTACATTTCTTCATGTTTGTGGAAGTAATATCATTTTCACCCCAAAGTGATCTTactgcctccatccctctccccaacatctgtctgaggctgaaccacactgttcacaaccttagtgtcatatttgaccctgaaataagcttctgaccacatatccacggcttaactaaaaccgcctattttcacctccataacatcacccatctccaccgttgcctcagttcatccactgctgaaatcctcatccatgccttggttacctctaaacttgactattccaacatgctCTTGGCTGGTCTCCCATGTTCTATGCTACATAAATTGGTCATCCAAAAtgcatcctaactcgcactaaatccttttcacccatcacccgtgctccctgttaaacaatgcctcaatttcaaaatctcTCGATGGCCTCGCCCAGCTTATctttgtaagctcctccagccccacaaccaacccACATGATCCCCCTTCCCCCACAGATCTATCTGTGCTACTCTAATTCTGtcttcttgagcatctctgattagaagcagacaaccattggtggccatgccttctgttgcctatgccctaagctctggaattccctccctaaacctctccgcctcatgaATTCTGCATTTACATTATTGCTTGACTTatcacagataaatgtgagtttatctgtGATTGTAAAATACATAATTTTTCTGTAATTTCAACATAAATATGGCAGCTACTGTAACAGAAGTGCACTGACCCCTAAAGATTGTTAGCTTAATCAGTGGTTTAAGTGCAATGTTTATGTTACAATAAAACCATTGCCTTATCCCAAGCACTCCTAGAACACTATCAAGAACAGGAGGGAttgtgaagatttttttttaaagattttttttctcCAGGGACCAGCTATCTGTTTTGGCTCAAGTCAGTTTGACTTCATTGGGAGCACTCTTACCCTCGAGTTGGAAGGTGGTGATTTCAAAGTCCCAccccgacttgagcacataatcttagACGACGCTTCAGTACTGCAAtgctgaaggtgctgtcttttggaataAAAATTAAAGTGAATCTGCTTGTTTAGGTGGATGTTCAAGACCCTATGGCACTGTTCGAGAAACAGCAGGGAATTCACTCAGTGTCCAGGCCATCATTCATCCCTCAACTAAAAAATAGTTTAATTGCTGCTTATGGGGTCTTGCTGTGTACAACTGTCTGCCATGTTTGCCTATATAAAAATAAAAGACTCCAGAATCAATAGGTTAAGAAGTACGTTGAGAAATAAGGCATTAAGTATATAGAAGTTATTTATTTCTAAAGAAGACTATAACATTTCACTAAAATTAAGTGCAACATACAAAAATGTCAATGTTTTACTAAGTATCAACCAATTAGCATTTTCTGCATGTGCAGGTTAGGAATTTACCAGGGATATATTTTCCAGAATCAGTATAAActtaaagaaaaaaaatgaaagctcaattctgtaacatttttttaaatcatgtGGTTTGAAACATACATAACATATTGATAAGTGTAGTACAATAAAAAATGTGAGCACATTACCATGAGAACATTTCAAAACAACCTTCAATAATATTTTACCTTCTAATTTCTTGAAAACGGGAGAATAAAATTCTGCACCACAAGCTGGAGAGAAAGAATTAAAAATGCCAAATCCAAATCTGTTAATTCCATTTTATTTCAGTGCATTTTGGTTCCTGGTTTGAACACATAAAAGAATGGCTGAGCCACAGAGAAGAATTCAATTTTCTGTTTATAACGTATGAGGAACTGAAGAAGGTAGGAATGAGCTTTTATGTAGTTTATATTGGTGACAAATAATTTTGCTCTTATTACATTTGACACTTTAATAATTTTTGCAGACCTTGCAGCAAATGAATAAATACCATTTTCTGTATCTCAAACTCTGCTATATTGAGCTTTACACATGGAGGTGGACATCTTTACAGTTTCATGGTTTTCACCATGTTTACTCTCAATGCTCCAAAGCTGTTCCTATACACTGTTCTTATAAGCTATGAGATTCTTGTCCCCTTTGACCTGGAAGTTTTACTGTAGTCTATTTTTGCAGAGCTGCCTACCCGAAGGCCAGCAAACATCTCACTTGCAGTAATATGATTACTGGATTTACCATAGTTTTGCACTAGCCTACCAAAATCATTTTTTGAAATGACAAATATTGCCATACAGGCAAGAGGTTTACAGACTAAAGCAAAGCAACTACAGGTAGTAGGTTTACTTATAATCAAGTAGCAGTGTGAAATATAATGATCAGTAAATGCTACAAGACTAACATAACCAGAACATAAACCCAGGGACCTGGGAGGAAGTTGGTTAGCTGACCTTCTGGTCAAGGATTAGAGTAGTGCATGGAAAGACTTGGGGATATAGGAAAATAAgaaacctttaaaaaaaaacacaatgtgAATAGTACTTTTCTGGAGTCTTTATTTTCATTTGTTATTTCTCACAGGATCTTAGACATTCTGTCGAAAAGCTATGCAGTTTTTTGGAACGTCCTCTTTTACCAGAGGTTATAGACACAATTGTACGACACTGCAGTTTTGCAAGCATGAAGGATAATCAGATGATCAACTACACACTCATTCCCAATGAAATAATGGATCACCAAAGAGGAAAATTCATGAGGAAAGGTCAGTGGAAATAACAGGACTAGTCATCTAGAATATTATTCcctggtcagccgtggctcagtgggtagcacactcacctcagtgtcagaaggtcgtgggttcaagtcccactcctggaacttgagcacataaatctaggccgacacaccagtgcagtgctgaaggagagcTGCACAGTCGGCgatgtctttcgggtgagatgtctgctctctcaggtggacataaaacctagtcaatatttatgcctcaatcaacataacaaaaacagattaattggtcatcacattgctgtttgtgggagtttgctatgtgcaagttggctgctgcatttcccacattacaatagtaactacactccaaaaaagaacctcattggctgtaaagcgctttgagatgtctggtggtcttgaaaggcgctatataaatggaagtctttttttctttagcATGACAGCCCTTCTCACTTGTTTTTATTTAGGTATAGTTGGAGACTGGAAGGAACATTTCACAGAGGAACAGAAGCAATTGTTCGAAAAGATTTTCCAGGAGAAAATGAGTGATTCCAATATTTGGTTTATCTGGACTTTATAGCACATGCCTTTAAGAAAGACAATTATCATTTAAGCTAGCTTAATAAGCAAGAGACCAAAGTTACGCAAAATACTAATTTATTGTTCTGTGCGTACTCAAAAGGCTTCAATGAATCGAACTCTCAATTCAGCGTGGACAATGCACCGCACAGACAGAGCATGCTCAGTAGATGAAGATACTTCCATTAATGTTACTTGATTTGTTCGCTTCCTTTCAATAACATTAACAAAATAATGAAAATCAGTCTTGGATTTGGTTAGCATTTAATAACATGAGGCATAATACTTTGTGCATTTTTTTAATAATGTAGGCAAAAGCTGAAGTCTCATCTTGTAGGTCAATTAAGCTATTCTATTGGCTACAACATCTTTAGTACTTTTAGCCCAATACTGTGAAACAAAATAATATTTAATCAGAACTAAAGTAACTAAATGACTCTAAGTAAACCACTGCTGACAAACTGTGGGATGCTGAAAATCAGCAGCATCTTAGTGAGTCCAAATCAAGAGCAAACTGGAACTTACTAAATAATTGTACACAAGTGCATTTGATTAGCTATCCAGCTCAGTAAAAACATCTGCAAAACTAACTATTTTGTATGTACTGATTAACAAGCAGGCTTTTTTCATCCCGTTTACTGGTCAAAAATGTGTTTGATAGGACCTTGCACTGGTTCAGTGGGTAAATGCATCAGATGGTACAGTACTACACCACAGACTAGGAAGGTCCTAGCTTCAATCCTTACCCTATACTAGGGGTTAGTGATCTCAGCAGAAGTAACAGTGCCCGTGGACTgaggaggagagaaaaaaaaaaatcttggTTTACTGCTCATGATTACTCTGTAATGACCTGTGGCAATTGTAAACAATTGGCCTTTAATCAATACAACTTATGCTCACAGTTTGAATAGCCTGTTAACATTGATGATCCATGCTCACACACAGGATGGCCACTTGTGGGAAACTGCCACCATAGGTCACTGACTTCAAAAAGGGGAGAGAAAATGGAGGGAAGGGAAAGAGAAAGGGAAAATGGAAAGGGTGGGGGGTGAAAGAGAACAGACAAAttgaggttggggaggggggagaaatggagaagagggagaagagaaTGAATTACCAAGCATCATTACAGGATGTCAGGAATTCAGTATACATAAATGGATAAAAATATAAGCTACATATATAATATGGAACAATTCATTGTCTGATAGTATAAATAAGGTTTTATACGTTATGGCTGGAGGACTTTACAGATTTAAGAGATGTCTTTATTATGCATGTCTTTGATTACTGAAACTATACAGATTTATATTAATAAAATAATTCTTTGAACAAGTTTCTGTTGCATTTGTTCCCCAAATCTGGTGTATATGGACAACATTTTATAAAATAACTTAAATGCAGTAAAAGTTACAATTATTTGGGCTGTGTCTTCAGAATCCCTTTGGATTTGGAAATACATGTAGAGTCGAGCTGTCTGAACTGGAAGATTGAAATAAATTAGTCTGACGAATCCAGCACTTGAGATTTGACCAAAGCTTCCTTTATAAAGGGGAACTTTAAGTTTTTACACTCTCTCACTACAATTGCAGACAGTGTGCGTTCTCCATTAACTGGTAATTTAGTAGAATCATGTCTCTTTCAACCACTCTACAGATGTGCACCATTCAACCATTATGCATATGTGCACCATTCAACAATATTAACCATCAAGAGGTTTGAATATTTAATGGAAACTGAAGGCAAAGTAGTATTCCTGAAAAAGGCCATTttcagggttatggttagggtatgTAAATGAAAAAATTCATAATGTGCTGAAAAGTAAATATATGAGAAATGACAAGGATACTCGAGGCATCATAGCTTTATTTTCAGATATATTAATTCAGTTTAATTAACACAAATTAAGAACTTTTCAGAGCATATCAAAAAAGTGTTTAACTTTAGGTTATTGATAATTACATATAAATCCTATGATAGCTATGCACAGACAAAAATAAAACTATTCAACATGCACAATACTAAGTGAGCAGCAACAAGTGGTAACATTGCACAGACGTGTTAAGTGTCTCTCAactccaccccccccaaaaaaagttttaaaacatgACATTCATCAATCAAATTGAATGACTTTCTTCCAAGATATTCTAGTGATGTGATAGTGGCATTCCTGTGCAAAACAGAAACTGCTACTAGCTGTAATTTACTTGCTATAACATGCCTTATTTGTGCACATCAAGTTAACACCATTAAACGTGATTTCAatacaacatattgctcaaagctcAATTTTAGTATGCAAGATTATTTCCTTTATTTGGAAGCTGCAGGATCTGTTCAAAAGCAAATCTTAATTTATTGATTGGTTTAACTAATTTCAAATTTGACACTGGGTACTTGGACTAACAGCAATATTCTGATAATCCCCCAAGAATTCAAAATTTTATGCCAGACACAAAGATAGTGAAAAATAAATTTTGCAATTGTCACTTcattagtttttaaaaaaaaaaaggaaatgcaCTTTTTAAAGTGAGCATGCACAAACTGATTTCCAAAATTATTACATAATAcattaaaattgtttttttttttaaaaagtaaatttTCTATTAAAAATTCTTTAAAGGTTGATCTTGTTCATTTAATCACAACCTATGAAAATCAGTCATGGGGACTCTTGCTGAAGTGACCAACTTGCTCAAGAAAAGGGTACGTTGATTTTAGAGTTACAATCCACTAGTGCTCTGTCACCCAACTAATTCGGAGGCAAAATGCTTCAAGTCAGCATGATAGCAAGAGCTTATTTTGGAGACAACTTTCACTCACCCAATTTGGATGATTGAAGTTGGTAATGAGTAACTACGCTAGTCTAATTTTGATGAATtttagttgggggtgggggggggggaactctgCAAGCCTTCTAAATTATGAAATCAAACAAAACCATAGCACACTTCCAAGTTACTACCCTTGACCTCTACTGAATAGATCACTCTTATGGTGACAATTCAGGTGGTTCTAACTGGCCACCCTAAATCATAATACCCTTCTATTCTTTCCTGAATGACAAAAGTCTCAATAGCCATTTAATGTAGTTGGTCAGTGTAATTGGATTGCCGATCAGTTCTTTCACCAGCACAATCAAATATAACAATGAATAAATAAGAGCCACTGGTTTACAGTTACTGGATAAATCATTCCATTGAtattacacaggattattggattcTGACCCATGTTTTGGGGATTGCATTCCACAATTTTGTCAATTAAAAAAATGCAAACTTTAAATTAGAGGCTTTGATTAAAAACCATAGATCCAAACTAGTGTTCTTATACTGGACCTAGGCATGGGATGTTGCAACTGTTGATCTAATGCCCGTACATGCTGTATGTTGAAATACTGGTCTTGTAGTAGAATATAATTTAGAAttgtactttttaaaaataaacCATAGGTAATGCCATGGAAAATAAATATGGAGCAGCCATTTTGATTTGGTCCAATTTAATATCTCAATTAGAAACTCACCAATTTATTACTTACCCAGGAATGTTCACATGCAGCCTAATCTCACTATTTTGAGATTTTTCCCCACCGGTACAGTAGCTATGTTAAGAGTACAACTTAACTGGGAATCCTGAACCAACCTTATCTAAAATATAAGCCAAACAGGTGTTCTCACTTGAAAGTTCTAACATGCAGTCTTAATAACCCAACAAAGAGTATTTGAATTTTTCTATCAGCAATTGAAATAGTCACCATCTGCATGCAAACATACTGTAAAGTATGAATTTATTAAGTTCGGCAATTATACGATCAAAACATTGAAAAGCAAACATTACCAAATTATTTTATGTATCTCATCACTGGAGCTGCATCTGAGCAAAAGATCAAAGTAGGAATAAATTTCCACCAGCCCAAATATGCATGCTTTAATTCTAGCTTATAATATATTATAGATAACATTTACATGCACAATGCTTCTAAGGTCATGTTACCTCACTCCAGCAGGTCTGTCGACATGGCTTCCTGCTCGAAACCACAAGCATTGTATTACTCCGCCATAAATAGCTCTTCAGTTTAATAGCTGTAGAGGTCTTTTTACATTTGGATGTCTCATATTTTCATTCTTACAGTCTATTCATTTGATAAAATGGTTTCACCGCTGGAGGATACCACATTAAAAGTAGACGAAATGCTACAAGCATTTGTATCATTATGATATTTCCAAACCTTGATGATGACTTTTCCATTCGGGACTTGTGAAATAGGACCATCTTGGGCAACAAAGCACTTGGACCTGCAGAGCTTTGGCCCCATTTTCTGGAACTTTTTTCTGAAACTCTTGTTTAACCAAAAGTATACAATGCAGTTGAAGAATCCATTTCCACATGGTAACCACAGGGCAACAAATTCCAACCACTCTGGCACCCTCTGCTGTGTTAGAGCTGAATTGTAAATACATTCAATTAGTAATAGGCTAGATTCCACTTAATTCAAAGCATAGGGAATTAATGAACATTTCTAACTTGATACAAGAGGCCAATTCAAATTATACCTCTATCCATAAACCTCAATCTGATTATTAAGCTGGCAATTTAAGTAATCTGCAAATTCATTCCAAATAAAATGGGGATTTTTTTGAAAGACCATTATCTAGCATTTTTCTCCTCCTCGTGTATCAGAATTAAATGTGGAATTAAGCTCCCCTACTCCAGCCCAATGTTGAGATCCCCCTACTGTGATATTTTCCACTTTCCATATCAACCATCTTATGACCTCTGAGATAAACCACTTGGTGCCAAATTAGGGGTAGTTTTGTGCTGTGGACCCACACCCATTAGGGAATGGATTAATACTGCCCAATCACATTTCTCATAGGTCCCTTATAACCAGACACGTGAGACTTTATGAGCTGAATTTGAACCATAGTCTCAGAGCTGAAAGGCTGGCACTGAACCCATTGTATCACCCAATCATTCTCTACTTTTGTAGTGCTTATAAACCATCCCTATCTAAATAAGATTACCAAGTGGTGAACAGAtgcttttctgactggagagaagtatgcagtagGGATCTGCCGGGGGGTTGGTATTagaaccattgcttttcttgttatatatagatgacctggacttGGGAATAGAGagtacaattttgaaatttgtggatgatacaaaacttggcaacgaaATAATCAGTGAGCAGGatagcagcagacttcaggaggatatagacagatgTGTGAAATGGGAAGACATATAGCAGATGCAACTTtatgcagataagtgtgaagtgatgccctTTGAGAGGATCATGTATAATctaaaatggtactattttgagggaggTATAAGAGCAGAGGGAATTTGTTAATGGGTAAattgacagaagatcagtgggggtGTTCAAAAATAATGTAAACTTGATGCACAACCAGTTTATACCCCCAAGGGGCAAGGGGCTAGATTTTAGGTTGTCTAATGCCtgttagcagccagagggggcgttaatgggagcacaAGAGGTTACCGACTGGGAGCACAACTTTTAACGCCCTGATCAAAAATTCATCAGAGGTTCACCGGGGGTGCAAAGCATTAgcccctggctgctgacaatcactccgatcatgacatattcctggtgcaatgcacaagtttgtgccccggtcggtaaattcggtgcgtaaGAACAACGACTGGAAAAATAGTCGGCACAGGCTTGCAGAATCGtttactggtggctacttaaaaggGATGAGGACTTTCCTCAAA
Protein-coding sequences here:
- the sult5a1 gene encoding sulfotransferase family 5A, member 1; translated protein: MANLDVTLRYSGINFPGHLHTMQSMRFAEEFKFCDTDTVIVTYPKSGTTWMQEILTIIDSDGSQVPAKTIPNWIRTPWIEHYYCKDVLQNKLDNRIITTHLPYHILSKSLKNSNAKVIYVARNPMDIIVSFYHFHKMANFLPEPGTFGEFLEKFILGEVHFGSWFEHIKEWLSHREEFNFLFITYEELKKDLRHSVEKLCSFLERPLLPEVIDTIVRHCSFASMKDNQMINYTLIPNEIMDHQRGKFMRKGIVGDWKEHFTEEQKQLFEKIFQEKMSDSNIWFIWTL